The window GCACTTAAGCGCATCATGCCTGAAAAGTTTATTTTCACCTATCAGGGTGATGGTGATTTAGCTGCAATCGGTACTGCTGAAACAATTCATGCCTGTAATCGAGGTGAAAATTTCACCATATTCTTCATCAATAATGGTATTTATGGAATGACAGGTGGTCAGATGGCACCAACCACATTACCTGGTATGCGTTCTTCCACATCTCCTTATGGACGTGACGTTGAAATGATGGGGAATCCATTGAAGATTACTGAGCTAATAGCACAATTGCCTGGCGTTCATTATGTCACAAGACAAGCAGTGCATACACCAGCAGGTGTTAGAAAGACGAAAAAGGCAGTTCGCAAGGCATTCGACATTCAAAAAATGAACAAGGGTATTACATTTGTTGAGATCGTTTCAAACTGTAATTCAGGATGGAAAATGACACCTCTCGTTGCCAACAAATGGATGGAA of the Bacteroidota bacterium genome contains:
- a CDS encoding 2-oxoglutarate oxidoreductase yields the protein MAEYMIDEFVQPENLVYKKTDLMTDKVLSYCPGCGHGTAHRIIMEVVEEMDAMADTIGVAPVGCSVLAYEFMNIDMQQAAHGRAPAIATALKRIMPEKFIFTYQGDGDLAAIGTAETIHACNRGENFTIFFINNGIYGMTGGQMAPTTLPGMRSSTSPYGRDVEMMGNPLKITELIAQLPGVHYVTRQAVHTPAGVRKTKKAVRKAFDIQKMNKGITFVEIVSNCNSGWKMTPLVANKWMEDNMFPYYPLGDIKVDGELVNK